The following coding sequences lie in one Mixophyes fleayi isolate aMixFle1 chromosome 2 unlocalized genomic scaffold, aMixFle1.hap1 SUPER_2_unloc_5, whole genome shotgun sequence genomic window:
- the LOC142109659 gene encoding gap junction alpha-2 protein-like, with product MAGWDLLKILLDEVQEHSTLIGKVWLTVLFIFRILILSLAGESVWGDEQSDFTCNTNQPGCTNVCYDKAFPISHVRYWVLQFLFVSTPTLIYLGHVVYLSRKEEKLKQGNMENESKMEDDLKMQAPTTKIKMQGALMCTYAASVIFKSIFEAAFVFGQWYLYGFVMPPIFVCTRVPCPHKVDCFVSRPTEKTIFIIFMLVVSLISLLLNLLELIHLCCKKFRQTVKVGVTYPPISGYVKRVHSQHSYSNPTPSDQDTELPGYTKISGKSKWSSTHIEQQVNNLEKAKPPSDCWSQSGLSMVVTGVPGLVANLAPITCSSQTACKQQYV from the coding sequence ATGGCAGGATGGGATTTACTTAAAATATTGCTCGATGAAGTCCAAGAACATTCCACCCTCATTGGAAAAGTCTGGCTGACTGTGCTTTTCATCTTCAGAATTCTCATCCTGAGTTTAGCAGGAGAGTCCGTTTGGGGGGATGAGCAATCTGACTTCACTTGTAATACAAATCAACCAGGATGTACCAATGTCTGTTATGATAAGGCTTTTCCTATCTCGCATGTCCGCTACTGGGTGCTGCAGTTTCTCTTTGTTAGCACCCCCACCTTGATCTACCTCGGTCATGTGGTTTACTTGTCCAGGAAAGAAGAGAAGCTGAAACAGGGTAATATGGAGAATGAGTCTAAGATGGAGGATGATTTGAAAATGCAAGCACCTACGACGAAGATTAAAATGCAGGGAGCCTTAATGTGTACCTATGCAGCCAGTGTAATCTTCAAAAGTATTTTTGAAGCTGCATTTGTTTTTGGTCAGTGGTATCTGTATGGTTTTGTGATGCCTCCAATCTTTGTCTGTACAAGGGTACCTTGCCCACACAAAGTGGACTGCTTTGTTTCCCGGCCCACGGAAAAGACCATTTTCATAATCTTCATGCTGGTGGTGTCTCTCATATCTTTGTTGCTCAACTTGCTTGAACTTATTCACCTCTGCTGCAAGAAGTTTCGACAAACTGTAAAGGTTGGCGTAACTTACCCCCCCATATCTGGCTATGTAAAAAGGGTTCACTCGCAGCACTCCTATTCTAACCCTACACCAAGTGACCAAGATACAGAGCTGCCAGGATACACCAAAATCTCTGGAAAGAGCAAGTGGTCTAGTACCCACATTGAACAGCAGGTTAATAACCTTGAGAAAGCAAAGCCACCCTCTGACTGCTGGTCGCAAAGTGGTTTATCCATGGTAGTTACTGGTGTTCCTGGTTTAGTAGCCAATCTTGCTCCCATTACATGTAGCTCTCAGACTGCCTGTAAACAACAGTATGTCTAA